The following are from one region of the Prochlorococcus marinus str. SB genome:
- the hpf gene encoding ribosome hibernation-promoting factor, HPF/YfiA family: MKILIHGKNLELTGALKEYTEAKIEKATHHYKDIVKEADIHLSIEKNPRVSFQTAEVTIFANGTVIRAEEKTENLYSSIDLVSNKLCRKLRKYKERNNKTIHNKQFKNKDSLPIESMESNFLDKAFFKEGTEASLPEPSIKNKYFEMTPISSGEARKQLDLIDHDFYVFRNKKNNELQVIYKRNHGGYGLIQSK, translated from the coding sequence ATGAAAATTTTAATCCATGGAAAGAATCTTGAGCTCACTGGAGCATTAAAAGAATATACTGAGGCAAAGATAGAAAAAGCAACACATCACTATAAGGATATCGTTAAAGAAGCTGACATACACCTTTCAATTGAAAAGAATCCAAGAGTCTCGTTCCAAACTGCAGAAGTTACTATTTTTGCAAATGGTACCGTAATTAGAGCTGAAGAAAAAACTGAAAATCTATACTCAAGCATTGATTTAGTTTCAAATAAACTTTGTAGAAAATTACGCAAATACAAAGAAAGAAACAATAAAACAATTCATAATAAACAATTTAAAAATAAAGATTCTTTACCAATTGAAAGTATGGAATCAAATTTTTTAGATAAAGCTTTTTTTAAAGAAGGAACTGAAGCAAGTCTGCCTGAGCCATCTATAAAAAATAAATACTTTGAAATGACTCCAATTTCATCAGGCGAAGCTAGAAAACAATTAGATCTAATTGATCATGATTTTTATGTTTTTCGAAACAAGAAAAATAATGAACTTCAAGTTATATATAAAAGGAATCATGGAGGTTATGGATTGATTCAATCTAAATAA
- the lipB gene encoding lipoyl(octanoyl) transferase LipB, translated as MDNRTAIIKQPDNISSFNDVYKLQKEYQEALILDNSNPDFIWIGEHQLCYTLGRGSNYDNLLFSLNDAKYDVFKIDRGGEVTCHMPGQLVTYLVLDLKNFNKDLNWYLRKIEEIIIKILGAFNIDCHSREGFTGVWIGNKKIASIGIGCKRWITINGFSINIDCELENFNKIVPCGIENCLMANMIDYNKNLNIQEVKRIVKKTIEEEFNFDFISK; from the coding sequence ATGGATAATAGAACAGCAATAATTAAACAACCTGATAATATTTCTTCTTTTAATGATGTTTATAAATTACAAAAAGAATATCAGGAGGCATTGATTTTAGATAATTCTAACCCTGATTTTATTTGGATAGGGGAGCATCAACTCTGTTATACATTGGGGAGAGGATCTAATTACGATAACTTATTATTTTCTCTAAATGATGCTAAATATGATGTTTTTAAGATTGATAGAGGTGGTGAGGTAACTTGTCATATGCCAGGACAATTAGTAACGTATTTGGTTTTAGATTTGAAAAATTTTAATAAAGATTTAAATTGGTACTTAAGAAAAATTGAAGAAATTATTATAAAAATCCTTGGAGCTTTTAATATAGATTGTCACTCTAGAGAAGGGTTTACTGGTGTTTGGATAGGAAATAAGAAAATCGCATCAATTGGGATTGGGTGTAAAAGATGGATTACTATAAATGGATTTTCAATCAATATTGACTGCGAATTAGAAAACTTTAATAAGATTGTTCCTTGCGGAATAGAAAATTGTCTTATGGCAAATATGATTGATTACAACAAAAATTTAAATATTCAAGAAGTCAAGAGAATTGTTAAAAAAACCATCGAGGAAGAATTTAATTTTGATTTTATATCAAAATAG
- a CDS encoding deoxyribose-phosphate aldolase → MPNIEYELNEKIHAIIINPYLSWEDFSVNCDLIRKYNIKNISTSLNYLTDLKNCLGNYSADINALISYPLADLPVSFIEELVCFAKDKGAKGIEYIPNFINLSKRNLETFAAEIEQVKLSGLPVSIIINKSKLQEEVFINAIEICLELGIKNFQFGDGFGSPLTSNDVPEILKITGSQNQIKVVGGIKKLTQVIDLFDNGISCVGTSNFCEIFQEVNF, encoded by the coding sequence ATGCCCAATATTGAATATGAATTAAACGAGAAAATTCATGCGATTATTATTAACCCCTATTTATCATGGGAAGATTTCAGTGTGAATTGCGATTTAATAAGAAAATACAATATCAAAAATATTTCTACTTCACTAAATTATTTAACTGATCTTAAAAACTGTTTAGGTAATTACAGTGCGGATATAAACGCACTTATTTCTTACCCTTTAGCAGATTTACCAGTTTCATTTATTGAAGAATTAGTTTGTTTTGCAAAAGATAAGGGTGCAAAAGGAATTGAATATATCCCAAACTTTATCAATTTATCCAAAAGAAATTTAGAAACTTTCGCTGCTGAAATTGAGCAAGTTAAATTATCTGGATTACCAGTTTCAATAATCATAAATAAATCAAAACTACAAGAAGAAGTTTTTATTAATGCGATAGAAATATGTTTGGAATTAGGAATAAAAAATTTTCAATTCGGGGACGGGTTTGGATCTCCTCTTACATCTAATGATGTCCCCGAAATACTAAAAATAACAGGCTCTCAAAATCAAATAAAAGTTGTAGGTGGTATAAAAAAACTGACACAAGTTATTGATTTGTTTGATAATGGAATTAGTTGCGTTGGAACTTCTAATTTTTGTGAGATTTTCCAAGAAGTAAATTTTTAA
- a CDS encoding dihydrolipoamide acetyltransferase family protein: MSHEIFMPALSSTMTEGKIVEWLKNPGDKVERGESVLVVESDKADMDVESFQDGYLAAVLMPAGSTAPVGETIGLIVENEDEIASVQEQNKGIQPEVSSSDQLELVSNKTEEKPVVQSEIVEKQEKEVVLMSEKAASSFNSDQINAATINVSSRVIASPRAKKLASQMGVDLAKVHGSGPHGRIQADDILKANGQPVSIPWIGEGGSPASIPGANLGVESKPETSGNSFGNPGETVQFNTLQKAVNKNMESSLDVPCFRVGYSINTDKLDNFYKKVKQNGVTMTALLVKAVAKTLKKHPQVNSSFSENGISYPENINIAVAVAMEDGGLITPVLKEPCNTDLFELSREWKDLVKRSRSKQLEPDEYSTGTFTLSNLGMFGVDRFDAILPPGTGAILAIASSKPTVVANSDGSISVKKIMQVNLTADHRVIYGADGASFLKDLASLIEDVPETLVS, translated from the coding sequence ATGTCTCACGAAATATTCATGCCTGCCTTGAGTTCTACTATGACAGAGGGCAAGATTGTGGAATGGTTGAAAAATCCAGGAGATAAAGTTGAAAGAGGTGAATCTGTCTTGGTTGTTGAATCTGACAAGGCAGATATGGATGTTGAATCTTTTCAAGATGGATATCTTGCGGCTGTTTTAATGCCTGCTGGCAGCACTGCACCAGTAGGAGAGACTATCGGTCTTATTGTAGAAAATGAGGACGAGATAGCTTCTGTTCAAGAACAAAATAAAGGAATACAACCCGAAGTTTCTAGTTCGGATCAACTTGAATTGGTAAGCAATAAAACTGAAGAAAAACCTGTGGTTCAAAGTGAAATTGTTGAAAAACAAGAAAAAGAAGTCGTATTAATGAGTGAAAAGGCAGCCTCATCTTTTAATAGTGATCAAATAAATGCTGCTACGATTAATGTTTCTTCGAGGGTGATTGCATCTCCAAGAGCTAAAAAACTTGCCTCTCAAATGGGCGTTGATTTAGCAAAGGTTCATGGATCCGGACCTCACGGAAGGATTCAAGCCGATGATATTTTAAAAGCTAATGGCCAACCAGTCTCTATACCATGGATAGGTGAAGGTGGTTCTCCTGCAAGTATACCTGGTGCAAATTTGGGAGTTGAAAGTAAACCAGAAACTTCAGGAAATAGTTTTGGTAATCCCGGAGAAACAGTTCAATTTAATACTCTTCAAAAAGCGGTAAATAAAAATATGGAATCTAGTTTAGATGTGCCATGTTTTAGGGTGGGTTATTCCATTAACACAGATAAATTAGATAATTTCTACAAAAAAGTAAAACAGAACGGAGTTACTATGACTGCTTTACTAGTAAAGGCAGTTGCAAAGACACTAAAGAAACATCCTCAAGTTAACTCAAGTTTTTCAGAGAATGGAATTTCTTATCCAGAAAATATAAATATTGCTGTTGCTGTTGCGATGGAAGATGGTGGACTAATAACTCCAGTTTTAAAAGAACCATGCAATACTGATTTATTTGAATTGTCTAGGGAATGGAAAGATCTCGTAAAAAGATCAAGATCAAAACAATTAGAACCTGATGAATACTCAACGGGAACCTTCACTTTATCTAACCTTGGGATGTTTGGAGTTGATAGATTTGACGCAATTCTTCCTCCAGGTACCGGTGCTATTTTAGCCATAGCATCATCGAAACCAACCGTTGTTGCTAATAGTGATGGTTCAATATCTGTTAAAAAAATAATGCAAGTAAATCTAACAGCTGATCATAGAGTGATCTATGGAGCTGATGGAGCTTCATTCTTAAAAGACTTGGCTTCCCTAATTGAAGATGTGCCAGAGACTCTTGTATCCTAA
- the recO gene encoding DNA repair protein RecO: MSGSGECRLEGLCIKASPLGENDRLITILTDEQGIVRLAVPGARRPKSSLAAATPLTYLSLQIFGKRNLKSVRQIKILKSYSGIGKNIECLAAAQAITELTFLLVGNNDKQQNYLTCVLAHLDRIYLYEESKEEDIKMLSMSIQSLIHLLAIGGINLPIHHCCKTGEPIIPPLGNWAWSCYYLPSEGFSSIEDPQSNLKINASEVALLQRLLFPELPIKSNGELLGPKKVWLKILFIIETWISTQLEKELSSLKMLREIYS; encoded by the coding sequence ATGTCTGGTTCTGGTGAGTGCAGACTAGAGGGTCTCTGTATTAAAGCTTCTCCATTAGGCGAGAATGACAGATTAATAACTATTCTTACTGATGAGCAGGGGATTGTTCGATTAGCGGTACCTGGTGCTAGACGGCCTAAAAGTAGTCTTGCCGCAGCTACTCCATTAACATATTTAAGTCTGCAAATTTTTGGGAAAAGAAATCTTAAATCTGTACGTCAAATTAAAATATTAAAAAGCTATTCTGGTATAGGGAAAAATATTGAATGTCTTGCAGCCGCGCAAGCAATAACTGAATTAACTTTTTTATTAGTAGGTAATAATGATAAGCAACAAAACTATTTAACTTGTGTACTCGCACATCTAGATAGGATTTATTTGTATGAAGAATCTAAAGAAGAAGATATTAAAATGCTCTCAATGAGTATTCAATCTTTAATCCATCTATTAGCCATTGGAGGTATAAATTTACCAATTCATCATTGCTGTAAAACTGGAGAACCTATTATTCCGCCTTTAGGAAATTGGGCATGGAGTTGTTATTATTTGCCAAGTGAAGGGTTTTCGTCAATTGAAGATCCTCAAAGTAATCTAAAAATAAATGCATCTGAAGTTGCTCTATTACAGAGACTTCTTTTCCCAGAATTACCAATAAAATCTAATGGAGAGTTGTTGGGTCCCAAAAAAGTCTGGCTTAAAATATTATTCATTATTGAGACATGGATCTCTACTCAATTAGAGAAGGAGCTATCCTCACTAAAAATGTTGAGAGAAATATATAGTTAG
- a CDS encoding AMP-binding protein yields the protein MGDLAYWPAAKPLSKKNTFAKNRDFIKNLDHIDQIWEKLKFKCGDTLAVCDLRGKYKEKFSYSELADLIKTVSSSFENYGLKKGDVVTVISENSPRWLAVDQGLMRLGAINAVRGINSPSVELDYIIGHSNSVGLIVQSKEIWLKLNNKEELKKRLKFIINLEDEQFESLISWSTFISSVEKENSQNNNLEKFNPEIDDVATILYTSGTTGKPKGVPLTHANFLHQIINLAYIADPEPGTSVLSVLPIWHSYERSAEYFFFSCGCSQYYTIPKFLKDDITQIKPVVMATVPRLWEAIHDGFFQALKKMPSKKQKLIKFLISNSSVFKRSLRKIRNIDINQITFKSKIPLLGSVISRYPLHKLSTIFLWPNILRQLCGEKLKFPINGGGALPEHVDLFFESLGVDVLVGYGLTETSPVLTCRRRELNVRGSSGQPLSFTEIKIVNDDKKKILKFREVGKILVRGPQVMKGYLNNEIATNDVLSKDGWFDTGDLGFLIPNGSLFITGRAKDTIVLSSGENIEPNPLETEILSSEFINQIQLVGQDKKCLTALVVPNVEMVKSKFLEEDLSKLNLNKKIGTFFKSQINNLLKSRLGARSEEQILDCYFVDAFTLENGLLTQTLKQKRKEIEKKYSLQIENMYENKFSKKI from the coding sequence ATGGGTGATTTAGCGTATTGGCCTGCAGCCAAACCTCTTTCTAAAAAAAATACATTTGCCAAAAATAGAGATTTTATTAAGAACCTTGATCATATAGATCAAATTTGGGAAAAATTAAAATTTAAATGTGGTGATACTTTAGCTGTTTGCGATTTAAGAGGGAAATACAAAGAAAAATTTTCTTATTCTGAGCTGGCTGATTTAATAAAAACAGTCTCTTCTTCTTTTGAAAATTATGGTTTAAAAAAGGGGGATGTAGTTACTGTAATATCTGAAAATTCTCCAAGATGGCTAGCAGTAGATCAAGGCTTAATGCGTTTAGGAGCTATAAATGCAGTGCGAGGTATTAATTCTCCTTCAGTAGAATTAGACTATATTATTGGGCACTCTAATTCAGTAGGACTAATAGTTCAATCTAAGGAAATTTGGCTAAAGTTAAACAACAAAGAAGAATTAAAAAAAAGACTGAAATTTATAATCAATTTAGAAGATGAACAATTTGAAAGTTTAATAAGTTGGAGTACATTCATAAGTTCAGTAGAAAAAGAAAATTCACAAAATAATAATCTTGAAAAATTTAATCCAGAAATTGATGACGTCGCTACTATTCTTTACACTTCTGGGACGACCGGAAAACCCAAAGGTGTGCCTTTGACTCATGCAAATTTTTTACATCAAATAATCAATTTAGCCTATATCGCTGATCCAGAACCAGGGACCTCTGTATTAAGCGTTTTGCCTATCTGGCATTCTTATGAGAGAAGTGCTGAATACTTCTTTTTTTCATGCGGTTGTTCTCAATACTATACAATTCCAAAATTTCTTAAAGATGATATTACACAAATAAAACCTGTTGTCATGGCTACTGTACCGAGACTATGGGAAGCAATACATGATGGTTTTTTTCAGGCTTTGAAAAAAATGCCTTCCAAAAAGCAAAAACTTATTAAGTTTTTGATAAGTAATAGTTCGGTTTTTAAAAGAAGTCTTAGAAAGATAAGAAATATAGATATAAATCAAATAACTTTTAAATCAAAAATCCCCTTACTGGGTTCTGTTATTAGCCGATACCCTTTACATAAATTGTCAACTATTTTTTTATGGCCGAATATTCTTAGACAACTATGCGGAGAAAAACTGAAATTTCCTATTAATGGTGGAGGTGCATTGCCAGAACATGTAGATCTTTTTTTTGAATCTTTAGGTGTAGATGTTTTGGTGGGATATGGACTCACAGAAACTAGTCCAGTATTAACTTGTAGGAGAAGAGAATTAAATGTTAGAGGATCATCTGGGCAGCCTCTTTCATTTACTGAAATCAAAATAGTGAATGATGATAAAAAAAAGATTCTTAAGTTCAGAGAAGTCGGAAAAATTCTTGTTAGGGGGCCGCAAGTAATGAAAGGTTATCTTAATAATGAAATAGCTACAAATGATGTTTTATCCAAGGATGGTTGGTTTGATACTGGTGATTTAGGTTTTCTAATACCAAATGGTTCTCTCTTTATAACCGGAAGAGCCAAGGATACAATAGTGCTATCAAGTGGTGAAAATATAGAACCGAATCCCCTAGAGACTGAAATTCTTAGTTCAGAATTTATTAATCAGATTCAATTAGTAGGACAAGATAAGAAATGTTTAACAGCTCTCGTAGTTCCTAATGTCGAAATGGTTAAAAGCAAGTTTTTGGAAGAAGACCTTTCAAAATTAAACCTGAATAAGAAAATTGGTACATTTTTCAAATCACAAATTAATAATTTGCTTAAAAGTCGATTAGGAGCAAGATCAGAAGAACAAATATTAGATTGTTATTTTGTTGATGCCTTTACTCTAGAAAATGGGTTATTAACACAAACTCTTAAACAAAAAAGAAAAGAAATAGAAAAAAAGTATTCATTACAAATAGAAAATATGTATGAAAACAAATTTAGTAAGAAAATTTGA
- the cysK gene encoding cysteine synthase A, whose translation MAKIYEDNSFAIGNTPLVKLKSVTKNAKATVLAKIEGRNPAYSVKCRIGANMIWDAEKSGKLTKDKTIVEPTSGNTGIALAFTASARGYKLILTMPESMSIERRRVMAVLGAEIVLTEASKGMPGAIAKAKEIAESNPSQYFMPGQFDNPANPEIHFKTTGPEIWDDCDGEIDVLVAGVGTGGTITGVSRYIKQEKGKNITSVAVEPSHSPVITQTMNGEEVKSGPHKIQGIGAGFIPKNLDLSIVDKVEQVTNDESIEMALRLAKEEGLLVGISCGAAAAAAVRLAEQDEYAGKTIVVVLPDLAERYLSSIMFTEVPSGIIQEPVKA comes from the coding sequence ATGGCAAAAATTTATGAGGACAACAGTTTTGCTATTGGAAACACTCCATTAGTAAAATTAAAATCAGTTACTAAAAACGCGAAAGCTACAGTACTTGCAAAAATTGAAGGTAGAAACCCTGCTTATAGTGTCAAATGTAGGATTGGCGCAAACATGATCTGGGATGCAGAGAAAAGTGGGAAGCTTACAAAAGATAAAACTATTGTTGAGCCAACTTCTGGAAATACAGGAATCGCCCTAGCTTTTACTGCTTCAGCAAGAGGTTATAAACTCATCCTTACAATGCCAGAATCCATGTCAATTGAAAGAAGAAGGGTTATGGCAGTATTGGGTGCAGAAATTGTTTTAACAGAAGCATCTAAAGGTATGCCTGGAGCAATAGCTAAGGCTAAAGAAATTGCAGAGAGTAATCCTTCTCAATATTTCATGCCAGGTCAATTTGATAATCCAGCAAACCCTGAAATTCATTTCAAAACTACTGGACCAGAAATCTGGGATGATTGCGATGGTGAAATTGATGTCCTAGTTGCAGGGGTTGGAACTGGCGGAACAATTACAGGAGTTTCAAGATACATTAAGCAAGAGAAGGGCAAGAATATTACTTCTGTAGCTGTAGAACCATCACACAGTCCTGTTATTACACAGACAATGAATGGAGAAGAGGTTAAATCTGGACCTCATAAAATTCAAGGAATTGGAGCAGGATTTATTCCTAAGAACCTTGATTTATCAATTGTTGATAAGGTTGAACAAGTAACAAATGATGAGTCAATCGAGATGGCTCTTAGATTAGCAAAAGAAGAAGGTCTATTAGTAGGAATATCTTGTGGGGCTGCTGCTGCTGCTGCTGTTAGATTAGCTGAACAAGATGAATATGCAGGGAAGACAATCGTAGTTGTTCTACCTGATTTAGCAGAGAGGTATTTATCATCAATTATGTTTACTGAAGTTCCAAGCGGAATCATTCAAGAACCAGTCAAAGCCTAA
- the queA gene encoding tRNA preQ1(34) S-adenosylmethionine ribosyltransferase-isomerase QueA has product MISQINNEERDFKLEAYDYLLDPSLIASKPSAIRHESRLMIVRNSFLEEDCLTNKFTKNLLDEFREGDLVIVNNTKVMKARLKVELENKTLVELLVLERSHECVWLCLAKPAKKLKINRKLKLKSPLAQDINLIVDGVDEETGGRFIKFPENITCLNSMNELLDKYGEIPLPPYIKNSEEESFHEKSYQTEYATNPGAVAAPTAGLHLSKSLISNLKKKGVIILPITLHVGYGTFKPIDQEDLSNLKLHKEWVSVNKEVVEEIKRIKKTDRKIIAIGTTSVRALESCYSHEISDFTPIAKYVDLVIKPGYKFKVVDGLLTNFHLPKSSLLLLVSAMIGRERLLDLYKKAIKEKFRFFSYGDAMYISPDSLLEKK; this is encoded by the coding sequence TTGATTTCTCAAATTAATAATGAAGAAAGAGATTTTAAGCTTGAAGCTTATGACTATTTACTTGATCCTTCATTAATTGCTAGTAAACCTTCTGCAATTAGGCATGAATCAAGATTGATGATAGTTAGAAATAGTTTTTTAGAAGAAGACTGTTTAACTAATAAATTTACTAAGAATCTTTTAGATGAATTTAGAGAAGGGGATCTTGTAATTGTAAATAATACCAAAGTTATGAAAGCTAGGTTAAAGGTTGAATTAGAAAATAAGACATTAGTCGAATTATTAGTTTTAGAAAGATCCCATGAATGTGTTTGGTTATGTTTGGCAAAGCCAGCAAAAAAGTTAAAAATAAATAGAAAATTAAAATTAAAATCTCCATTAGCACAAGATATTAATTTGATTGTTGATGGAGTTGATGAAGAAACTGGAGGGAGATTTATTAAATTTCCGGAAAATATAACTTGTCTCAATTCAATGAATGAACTTCTTGATAAATACGGGGAAATCCCTCTTCCTCCTTATATAAAAAATTCCGAAGAAGAATCTTTTCATGAGAAAAGTTATCAAACTGAGTATGCAACAAATCCGGGGGCAGTTGCTGCACCAACAGCTGGTTTACACTTAAGCAAAAGTCTTATTTCCAATCTAAAAAAAAAAGGCGTAATAATCTTACCGATAACTTTGCACGTGGGTTATGGAACATTCAAACCAATTGATCAAGAAGATTTAAGTAACTTAAAACTTCACAAAGAATGGGTAAGTGTTAATAAGGAAGTAGTGGAGGAAATAAAAAGAATAAAGAAAACAGATAGAAAAATAATTGCTATTGGTACAACTAGCGTAAGAGCTCTTGAAAGTTGTTATTCTCACGAAATTAGTGACTTTACTCCCATAGCTAAATACGTAGATTTAGTAATTAAGCCAGGTTATAAATTTAAGGTAGTTGATGGATTATTAACTAATTTTCATCTCCCTAAAAGTTCATTATTACTTTTAGTAAGTGCAATGATTGGTAGAGAAAGATTATTAGATCTATATAAAAAAGCCATAAAAGAAAAATTTAGATTCTTCTCTTATGGCGATGCGATGTATATTTCACCAGATTCACTACTGGAGAAAAAATAG
- a CDS encoding YlqD family protein: METKNSISIKRSIAIKAVVTPTWKEDAEKELSKAISNIDQQLSQLEQEGQQIVNNIRSQSVNPLDPRVQEQVSQVQQQVAAKRNEIEEQKRNLLQQQSQVRELKMDEIVDQGQVDSFCDVTVGDNLIEKMQVSITVKDGVIQSIDNN, translated from the coding sequence ATGGAAACAAAAAACTCAATATCTATAAAGCGCTCAATAGCTATTAAAGCTGTAGTTACTCCAACTTGGAAGGAAGATGCTGAAAAAGAATTAAGTAAAGCAATTTCAAACATTGATCAGCAATTATCGCAACTGGAGCAAGAGGGGCAGCAAATAGTAAATAATATTAGATCCCAATCGGTTAATCCCCTAGATCCAAGAGTCCAAGAACAGGTTAGTCAGGTGCAACAACAAGTCGCAGCAAAACGAAATGAAATTGAAGAACAAAAAAGAAATCTTCTTCAACAACAGAGTCAAGTTCGCGAATTAAAAATGGACGAAATTGTTGATCAAGGGCAAGTGGATAGTTTCTGTGATGTCACTGTGGGAGACAATCTTATTGAAAAAATGCAAGTATCGATTACGGTTAAGGATGGAGTTATTCAATCTATAGATAATAATTAA
- a CDS encoding PLP-dependent transferase, which translates to MRDLLKKPIWKNLELGYAIPDSIHAVSVALPTWNDVINYEEKDQECMNLLKSIYPRFGLNPIVKRLCEKVKKQNYYNNKSIWPYPNERIAFKAKQYIDRNTSEQFSLVEKKDNLAFLITEKEGSIYAKYFWQHTGLGLSSRAAAIELGLEDCPPKSYVNECSQRIKNRISKSTKINSNDIHLTSSGMSALHTSLEIIYKLFPAKPTLQVGFPYVDVLKLPMKIFHGAKLITEENCADIELEIKRIDPSALIIELPSNPMLKCVNIKKISKIAKKLNIPLIVDDTIGSNLNINSLEHADIAFTSLTKIFSGSGDILAGSLILNPKSKWIDQFRNVLNEINLPILSDGDIVYLEKVSRDVNERVFEQNKACLELKKRLETHSEIKNIFHPENCPNYNSLLTSDGGYGCLLSFELNGGLNKAKKFYDSLQVSKGPSLGTKFTLVCPYVLLAHYDELDWAESFGIPTHLIRVSVGLEDQDQLWKTFSEALNNF; encoded by the coding sequence TTGAGAGATTTACTTAAAAAACCTATATGGAAAAATTTAGAGTTGGGATATGCAATTCCTGATAGTATTCATGCCGTTTCTGTAGCATTACCAACTTGGAATGATGTAATAAATTACGAGGAAAAAGATCAAGAATGCATGAATTTATTGAAGTCCATTTACCCACGATTCGGGCTAAACCCCATAGTGAAAAGATTATGCGAAAAAGTAAAAAAGCAAAATTACTACAACAATAAAAGTATCTGGCCATATCCGAATGAAAGAATAGCTTTTAAAGCTAAACAATACATTGATAGAAATACTTCTGAACAATTCTCCTTAGTAGAAAAAAAAGATAATTTAGCTTTCTTAATAACTGAAAAAGAAGGAAGTATTTATGCAAAATATTTTTGGCAACATACTGGTCTTGGTCTATCTTCAAGAGCTGCCGCTATAGAGCTAGGTCTTGAAGATTGCCCTCCAAAATCTTACGTAAATGAATGTTCTCAACGAATAAAAAATAGAATTTCTAAATCTACAAAAATTAACTCTAATGATATTCACTTAACTTCATCTGGAATGTCTGCATTGCATACATCATTAGAAATCATATATAAATTATTTCCTGCTAAACCAACACTCCAAGTTGGGTTTCCATATGTAGATGTACTTAAATTACCAATGAAAATCTTTCATGGAGCAAAGTTAATTACAGAAGAAAATTGCGCGGATATTGAATTAGAAATCAAAAGAATAGATCCATCAGCATTAATTATTGAACTTCCAAGTAATCCAATGCTCAAATGCGTAAACATTAAAAAAATTTCAAAAATTGCAAAAAAGCTAAATATTCCGTTAATTGTTGACGATACAATTGGTTCGAATTTAAATATAAATTCTCTGGAACATGCAGATATAGCTTTTACTTCACTTACAAAAATTTTTTCAGGTAGTGGCGATATTCTTGCCGGATCATTAATACTAAATCCAAAAAGCAAATGGATTGATCAGTTTAGAAATGTATTAAACGAGATTAATCTTCCAATACTTTCCGATGGAGATATAGTTTATCTAGAGAAGGTTAGTAGAGATGTAAATGAAAGAGTTTTTGAACAAAATAAAGCATGTTTAGAATTAAAAAAAAGATTAGAGACCCATAGCGAGATTAAAAATATTTTCCATCCTGAAAATTGTCCAAATTATAATTCTTTACTTACTTCTGATGGAGGATACGGTTGCTTATTATCATTTGAATTAAATGGAGGATTAAACAAAGCTAAGAAATTTTATGATTCTCTACAAGTATCTAAAGGACCTAGTTTAGGTACAAAATTTACTCTAGTTTGTCCTTATGTTTTACTAGCTCATTATGACGAGTTGGATTGGGCTGAAAGTTTTGGTATACCTACGCACCTTATTAGAGTATCAGTTGGATTAGAAGACCAAGATCAATTATGGAAAACCTTTTCTGAAGCATTAAATAATTTCTAA